The Scyliorhinus canicula chromosome 13, sScyCan1.1, whole genome shotgun sequence genome contains a region encoding:
- the LOC119975552 gene encoding probable G-protein coupled receptor 139 yields MAIVILSQGKCGLSKCTTLYLVAMATADLMYIISGVILWRINSYYFAGSFLDITPVCSVISVLSYAATEWSVWFTVFFSFDRFVAICWQKLKIKYCTEKTAAVVLGTTGILICLKDIPFYFIFEPAELRNNVPWFCIERQTYFTDPAWVGFDWFDKVLTPLLPYALILLLNALTVRYILVTSQVRNGLRAQSKGENRTDPEMESRRKSMILLFTISGTFIVLWLAYVIDFIFYNIIGIHPEHYNGVFSIFPEVALLLLSLNCCTNAFIYGVTQSKFREQLKNAVKYPAVTIFQLTKKQKNRKQPRGGERCADPGGRYMDRKGYGSWRN; encoded by the coding sequence ATGGCGATTGTGATCCTTTCACAAGGAAAATGCGGCCTTTCCAAATGTACCACGctttacctggtggccatggcaacagcAGATCTGATGTACATTATATCTGGGGTAATACTGTGGCGCATCAATTCATATTATTTCGCAGGATCTTTCTTGGATATCACCCCTGTTTGTAGTGTTATCAGTGTTCTGAGTTATGCAGCAACGGAATGGTCTGTTTGGTTCACCGtctttttctcctttgatcgatttgtggccatttgttggcaGAAGCTGAAAATTAAATATTGCACCGagaaaactgcggctgtggttctgggaacaaCAGGTATTTTGATTTGTTTAAAGGACATTCCGTTCTACTTTATATTTGAACCTGCAGAGTTAAGAAacaatgtcccctggttctgtatTGAAAGACAAACCTATTTTACTGATCCTGCATGGGTGGGATTTGACTGGTTTGATAAGGTTTTAACCCCACTGCTGCCATATGCACTAATTCTGTTGCTCAATGCTTTGACAGTGAGATATATTTTAGTGACCAGTCAAGTCCGGAACGGACTGCGGGCTCAGAGTAAGGGGGAGAATCGCactgacccagagatggagagcagaaggaagtctatGATTTTGCTCTTCACCATCTCGGGAACATTCATTGTTTTGTGGCTTGCGTATGTTATAGACTTCATCTTTTACAATATAATAGGAATTCACCCCGAACATTACAATGGTGTTTTTTCTATATTTCCCGAAGTTGCTCTTCTGCTGCTCagtttaaattgctgcacaaatgcATTTATTTATGGGGTGACTCAGTCCAAGTTCAGGGAGCAACTCAAGAACGCAGTGAAATATCCAGCTGTAACGATTTTTCAATTAACTAAAAAGCAAAAGAACCGAAAGCAGCCCAGAGGTGGGGAACGGTGTGCAGATCCTGGAGGACGTTACATGGATAGGAAGGGGTATGGTAGTTGGAGGAATTGA